In Acidicapsa acidisoli, a single genomic region encodes these proteins:
- a CDS encoding 2-dehydropantoate 2-reductase — MRKAAAIPSQYDVILLSVKSYALAAAIDDFAPSVGPQTVIIPVLNGMQHMDALRQRFGEKSVLGGGCFVATEIDAQGRIIQLADFQNLTYGELDGKMTSRIEAVHDAFRGAGFDTAILRDMWQKWVWLASVGAVTCLLNGSIGEIAAVPGGAELTLSVFHECTSIAGACGYPLSETFLAEKSPQLTAPGSPLTTSMYRDLKDQAPVEVESILGDLIERGRKQGVSAPLLQAAFVRLTIYQQGRAAVKAAAS, encoded by the coding sequence ATTCGGAAGGCGGCTGCGATTCCTTCCCAGTACGACGTTATCTTGCTGAGCGTAAAAAGCTACGCTCTCGCTGCCGCGATCGATGACTTCGCGCCCTCAGTGGGACCACAAACGGTCATCATTCCTGTGCTCAACGGTATGCAGCACATGGACGCGTTGAGACAGAGGTTTGGCGAGAAATCCGTGCTGGGCGGGGGTTGCTTCGTAGCCACTGAAATCGACGCACAGGGCCGGATAATCCAGCTTGCCGATTTCCAAAACCTCACCTACGGCGAACTGGACGGCAAAATGACTTCTCGGATTGAAGCAGTGCATGATGCTTTTCGTGGAGCTGGATTTGACACCGCCATTTTGCGGGATATGTGGCAGAAGTGGGTGTGGTTGGCCAGCGTCGGAGCTGTCACGTGTTTGCTTAACGGAAGCATCGGCGAAATCGCGGCGGTCCCCGGCGGCGCTGAGTTAACTCTCTCAGTATTTCATGAATGCACCTCAATCGCGGGGGCTTGTGGCTATCCGCTCTCGGAGACATTCCTGGCAGAGAAGAGCCCTCAACTTACTGCCCCTGGTTCTCCGTTGACCACGTCGATGTATCGCGACCTCAAGGATCAAGCACCTGTCGAGGTGGAGAGTATTCTTGGGGATCTTATAGAACGCGGGCGGAAACAAGGCGTCTCCGCGCCACTCCTCCAAGCGGCATTTGTCAGGTTAACCATTTATCAGCAGGGGCGCGCTGCCGTGAAGGCTGCTGCCAGTTGA
- a CDS encoding helix-turn-helix domain-containing protein: MRRLMEVLLYEKRQGFQSGAFFLDAIAAALASHLIHHYSADAPLIENSVGGMAPSILRRSIALMEARLEGDLRLDELANEAGLSTSHFIRSFRESTGKTPYQFLLDRRVQRAQTLMRNPRTSLTDIAKSSGFANQHHMARVFRGITGMTPSAYRGSL, encoded by the coding sequence ATGCGCCGACTCATGGAGGTTCTCCTTTACGAAAAGCGCCAAGGCTTCCAAAGCGGCGCCTTCTTTCTGGACGCCATAGCAGCAGCGTTAGCGAGCCACCTTATTCACCACTATTCCGCCGATGCACCACTCATAGAGAATTCCGTTGGAGGGATGGCGCCATCGATTCTGCGTCGGTCTATCGCGTTGATGGAAGCGCGTTTGGAAGGAGACCTTCGACTGGATGAGTTGGCAAACGAGGCTGGATTGAGCACATCGCATTTCATTCGGAGTTTCCGCGAGAGCACAGGGAAGACGCCCTATCAGTTTCTGCTTGACCGGCGAGTGCAAAGAGCGCAAACCTTGATGCGCAATCCCCGTACTTCGTTGACTGACATCGCCAAGTCAAGCGGCTTCGCCAATCAGCATCACATGGCCCGCGTTTTCCGGGGTATTACAGGAATGACGCCAAGCGCTTACCGTGGGTCATTATAA
- a CDS encoding class I SAM-dependent methyltransferase: protein MKPDEFSRTALIVARQRAAHQVLDHGSILYDPFAMKILCEDEKDVLQFANQHPLASIGRLFTTARSRIAEDALSRAVKRGIRQIVILGAGLDTFALRNPHGALEIRIYEIDHPATQASKCERLAKVQIALPPSLILVPVDFEREGMGEKLLAAGFQQNSPAFFTWLGVVPYLTLDAIGRTLDYMSSIQNSEVVFDYMETPETFSEELRQLEKERTEQLKKIDERSVSHFESAGIATILRSHGFCTIEDINFQEIASRFGPAVQGLAPGHAGVHVVHAKH, encoded by the coding sequence ATGAAGCCTGATGAATTCAGCCGCACAGCCCTGATAGTCGCCCGACAACGAGCCGCTCATCAGGTGCTCGATCATGGCTCAATCCTCTATGACCCATTTGCCATGAAGATTCTATGTGAAGACGAAAAGGACGTGCTTCAATTTGCGAACCAACACCCCTTGGCCAGCATCGGACGTCTGTTCACCACCGCGCGAAGCCGGATTGCGGAAGATGCTTTGTCAAGAGCTGTCAAAAGAGGGATTCGGCAGATCGTCATCCTTGGAGCCGGACTCGACACGTTCGCTCTCCGGAATCCCCATGGCGCACTTGAGATCCGTATCTATGAGATCGACCACCCCGCGACGCAGGCATCGAAATGCGAGCGCTTGGCTAAAGTTCAAATCGCACTTCCGCCATCGCTAATACTCGTGCCAGTCGATTTCGAGCGGGAAGGTATGGGAGAGAAGCTCCTCGCCGCAGGCTTTCAGCAGAACTCGCCCGCGTTTTTCACTTGGCTCGGGGTTGTGCCATATCTGACACTGGACGCCATCGGCCGCACTCTGGACTACATGTCGTCAATCCAGAACTCGGAGGTGGTGTTCGACTACATGGAGACTCCCGAGACATTCTCAGAAGAGCTAAGGCAATTGGAAAAGGAGCGGACCGAACAGCTTAAGAAAATTGATGAACGTTCGGTCAGCCACTTCGAGTCGGCTGGTATTGCAACGATTCTTCGCTCGCACGGATTTTGTACCATCGAAGACATCAATTTCCAGGAGATCGCGTCCAGGTTCGGTCCCGCCGTTCAAGGACTCGCGCCCGGACACGCTGGCGTTCATGTTGTGCACGCTAAGCACTAA
- a CDS encoding RNA polymerase sigma factor, protein MMNSCNRLDAKTGQLCQDARLERYQVPDMNRADTVASIRDNSDERREEEDGQLVSVARRGSSESVDDLWRIYSRRLYRTIYSITRSPEDAEDALQDAFLRAYLSLDRFEGRSTVYSWLTRIAINSALMVLRKRRARSEVSLGPNGQSGEDTPHFDLKDTAPDPEEIFGQRQRQSCLFHAIQNLEPSLRIPVLMQMMQGCSVKQIGRALGISAPAVKSRLHRARLRLCAASILKYLAISSGNSLSSRWPRRVKTLAVKEN, encoded by the coding sequence ATGATGAATTCATGTAACCGGCTCGATGCGAAGACCGGACAACTCTGCCAGGACGCGCGTCTCGAGCGGTATCAAGTACCGGATATGAATCGTGCAGACACAGTTGCGTCTATTCGCGATAACTCAGATGAAAGGAGAGAAGAGGAAGATGGCCAACTAGTATCCGTAGCGCGACGCGGATCATCAGAGTCGGTTGACGATTTGTGGAGGATCTACTCACGGCGCTTGTATCGAACGATCTATTCGATTACAAGAAGTCCCGAAGACGCTGAGGATGCATTGCAAGATGCCTTTTTGCGGGCATATTTATCACTCGATCGCTTCGAGGGTCGATCAACAGTTTACTCATGGCTCACGCGGATTGCGATAAACTCCGCCCTCATGGTCCTCCGCAAGCGGCGGGCCCGGTCTGAAGTATCACTCGGCCCGAATGGGCAATCCGGAGAAGATACTCCGCATTTCGACTTGAAAGATACTGCTCCAGACCCGGAAGAGATCTTCGGTCAACGCCAGCGGCAAAGCTGCCTTTTTCATGCAATTCAGAACCTCGAACCCAGTCTGAGAATTCCAGTGCTGATGCAGATGATGCAGGGATGTTCCGTCAAGCAGATCGGTCGTGCACTAGGTATCTCTGCTCCGGCCGTCAAGTCCCGTCTGCATCGGGCTCGCTTACGGCTTTGTGCGGCTTCCATCTTGAAGTATTTAGCAATTAGCTCAGGAAACTCACTGAGTTCGCGATGGCCACGCCGCGTCAAGACGCTCGCTGTGAAAGAAAACTAA
- a CDS encoding glycerol dehydrogenase gives MLKVFCAPTRYTQGPQATEQLGAEIRNLGLDGPAIIVAGSSAIRLLSATWRRTFLEAGIKHQVLPFAGECTAAEIRRGAESARAAHARVVIGAGGGKVLDTARAIAADLSLPVINCPTIASSDAPCSALSVIYTEAGAVEEYRIYRRNPDLVLVDTSIIAKSPVRPLVAGMGDALATWFEARVCVEGGVKNMRGGASTRSALALAELCYKTLLADGVAAVEALHQQEATDSLERLVEANTLLSGLGFESSGLAAAHAIHNGLTTAPGTHDYMHGEKVAFGLIAQLMLESQPQSVVDEVLAFSSSVGLPITFADIGIREPSRELLETIARRATIPNETIHNEPITMTAELVVEAMRAADSAGSSFWQSISRRNRS, from the coding sequence ATGCTTAAAGTCTTCTGCGCTCCTACCCGATACACGCAAGGCCCCCAGGCCACAGAGCAACTTGGCGCCGAAATCCGCAACCTTGGGCTCGATGGACCAGCCATCATTGTTGCCGGAAGCAGTGCTATCCGGCTCCTCTCCGCGACCTGGAGGAGGACGTTCCTGGAAGCCGGGATCAAACATCAAGTTCTCCCATTTGCAGGTGAATGTACTGCGGCGGAAATTCGCCGGGGAGCCGAGTCGGCGCGAGCTGCACATGCGCGGGTTGTGATTGGGGCGGGAGGCGGAAAAGTCCTGGACACGGCCCGGGCCATCGCCGCTGATCTCTCGCTTCCTGTGATCAACTGTCCGACCATAGCCTCCAGCGATGCTCCATGCAGTGCTCTTTCCGTTATCTACACGGAAGCTGGTGCTGTGGAGGAGTATCGCATTTACCGCCGTAATCCTGATCTTGTACTGGTGGACACATCGATCATTGCCAAGAGTCCCGTGCGGCCTCTGGTGGCAGGTATGGGCGATGCTCTCGCGACCTGGTTTGAGGCCAGGGTCTGCGTTGAGGGTGGCGTGAAGAACATGCGTGGCGGAGCCTCTACGCGGAGTGCTCTCGCTTTAGCGGAGCTTTGCTACAAGACGCTCCTTGCGGATGGCGTGGCCGCCGTCGAAGCACTTCATCAACAGGAAGCCACCGACTCTCTTGAACGATTGGTCGAGGCTAACACGCTTCTTTCCGGGCTTGGGTTTGAATCTTCCGGTCTTGCCGCAGCTCACGCCATTCACAATGGCCTTACCACCGCGCCTGGCACACATGACTACATGCATGGCGAAAAAGTTGCGTTCGGGCTCATCGCTCAGCTCATGCTCGAGTCGCAGCCGCAGTCCGTTGTTGACGAAGTCCTCGCATTCTCCAGCAGTGTAGGTCTTCCCATCACATTTGCCGATATCGGTATTCGTGAACCCAGCCGGGAATTGCTCGAAACGATAGCTAGACGAGCCACAATTCCGAATGAGACCATACACAACGAACCGATCACTATGACGGCGGAACTGGTCGTGGAGGCCATGCGAGCCGCCGATTCCGCCGGGAGTTCCTTTTGGCAATCCATATCGAGGCGCAATCGCTCCTGA
- a CDS encoding FAD-dependent monooxygenase has translation MTDQETQVLIVGAGPTGLALACDLARRGLQFRIIDKAQTYFIGSKGKGLQPRSLEVMDDFEIVEQVLRNGRFHVPFRGYDGTKILGEREPHEGRNPTPSTPYASPLLTPQWRVEEALRGALEKNGGRVELSTELIAIVQDGNGVRATLQQSKGEECVRCQYFVAADGGKSFVRKVLQVPFEGETWKDERMYVGDVYLRGLDQDAWHSWPNHPDGWLALCPLPSTDAFQFQAQVPPGDEQEPSLELFRRLVEERTGGMDIELTGASWLSLYRANIRMVTQYRIGRVFLAGDAAHVHSPAGGQGMNTGIQDAYNLGWKLESVLKGAPEALLDTYEEERLPVAANVLGLSTKLYRQITAAGEEDKVRRDAVTLQLGITYKEMSLSETASGAVLKVASGDRAPDAPGLNAAGEAIRLFDFLRGPHFTLLRLFADDTDMKCSELSRVKCVDVKRRPSGSTNGAQIYVDAYGHFDAAYGGGRGEYVLIRPDGYIGWIGLEESLRSLNEYLGRVLGR, from the coding sequence ATGACCGACCAAGAGACTCAGGTTCTGATTGTGGGAGCCGGCCCGACGGGACTGGCTCTAGCGTGTGATCTCGCGCGCCGTGGCCTCCAGTTCCGAATCATCGATAAGGCACAGACTTACTTCATCGGTTCGAAGGGTAAAGGGCTGCAACCTCGCAGTCTCGAAGTGATGGACGACTTCGAAATTGTCGAGCAGGTACTGCGCAACGGAAGGTTTCACGTTCCGTTCCGCGGTTACGACGGCACGAAGATACTTGGCGAGAGAGAGCCCCACGAGGGTCGCAATCCGACGCCAAGTACACCTTATGCGAGCCCGCTGCTTACTCCCCAATGGCGCGTGGAAGAAGCACTGCGGGGAGCTTTAGAGAAAAACGGAGGACGGGTTGAGCTTTCGACAGAACTGATTGCCATTGTGCAGGATGGGAATGGTGTGAGGGCAACGCTGCAACAAAGTAAAGGAGAGGAATGCGTTCGCTGCCAGTATTTTGTGGCTGCGGATGGCGGCAAGAGCTTTGTGCGCAAGGTCCTTCAGGTTCCTTTCGAGGGGGAGACGTGGAAAGACGAGCGCATGTATGTGGGCGATGTGTACCTGCGCGGCCTGGACCAGGACGCATGGCATTCGTGGCCGAACCATCCAGACGGCTGGTTGGCGCTCTGCCCTCTGCCTTCCACCGACGCGTTTCAGTTTCAGGCGCAGGTGCCTCCGGGTGATGAGCAAGAGCCGTCGCTAGAGTTATTCCGACGCTTGGTGGAGGAGCGCACGGGCGGTATGGATATCGAACTGACGGGAGCGTCCTGGCTTTCGTTGTACCGTGCGAATATCCGGATGGTGACGCAATATCGAATCGGGCGTGTGTTTCTTGCGGGAGACGCCGCGCATGTGCATTCACCTGCGGGCGGGCAAGGCATGAATACAGGGATACAGGATGCCTACAACCTTGGCTGGAAACTGGAAAGTGTGCTCAAAGGCGCTCCAGAGGCGCTCTTGGATACGTACGAGGAGGAGCGACTGCCAGTAGCCGCAAACGTGCTCGGCCTGAGCACGAAACTCTATCGACAGATCACGGCGGCAGGCGAGGAGGACAAGGTGCGCCGCGATGCCGTAACGCTGCAACTCGGCATCACCTACAAAGAGATGTCACTCAGCGAGACCGCAAGTGGCGCGGTGCTGAAAGTTGCTTCCGGTGACCGGGCTCCGGACGCTCCAGGATTGAATGCTGCCGGCGAAGCGATTCGGCTGTTCGATTTTTTGCGTGGCCCGCATTTTACCCTGTTGCGGCTGTTTGCCGACGATACCGATATGAAGTGCAGTGAGTTGAGCAGGGTAAAGTGTGTCGATGTCAAGCGTAGGCCGTCCGGGAGCACTAACGGCGCGCAAATCTACGTGGATGCCTACGGCCATTTTGACGCGGCTTATGGCGGGGGCCGGGGCGAGTATGTACTGATCCGTCCCGATGGATATATTGGCTGGATCGGCCTGGAGGAAAGCCTGAGAAGCCTTAACGAATATCTTGGCCGGGTCCTTGGGCGGTGA